One genomic region from Ralstonia pickettii DTP0602 encodes:
- a CDS encoding acyl-CoA dehydrogenase (K00249: ACADM, acd; acyl-CoA dehydrogenase [EC:1.3.8.7]) has translation MGSHDQHAAPAARQTPWMTEDLTMFQETVRRFVERELAPNEARWAEQGYIDRDVWRRAGQAGILCASIPEEYGGGGGSFTHEAVITREMARAICTSLGNNVHSGIVAHYLLNYGTEAQKRKWLPQMASGEMVAAIAMSEPGAGSDLKSVRTRAVREKAENGDCYRINGAKTFITNGYHADLVCLVAKTDPQAGSRGVSLIMVETRDLPGFRRGRILEKIGQKGQDTAELFFDDVLVPCENLLGEQEGQGFYQLMQQLPQERMIIALGATASMQRAIELTTEYVRERKVFGQPLADLQNTRFRLAECKTEATIAATFVDDCMMRLMAGTLDAATAAMAKWWCTQKNCEIIDECLQLHGGYGYMLEYPIARMYANARVGKIYGGSNEIMKELVARTL, from the coding sequence ATGGGATCCCACGACCAGCACGCGGCGCCCGCCGCACGCCAGACCCCCTGGATGACCGAAGACCTGACCATGTTCCAGGAAACCGTGCGCCGCTTTGTCGAACGCGAACTGGCGCCGAACGAGGCTCGCTGGGCCGAACAGGGCTATATCGACCGCGACGTCTGGCGCCGCGCCGGCCAGGCCGGCATCCTGTGCGCCAGCATCCCGGAGGAGTACGGCGGCGGCGGGGGCAGCTTTACGCACGAGGCCGTGATCACGCGCGAGATGGCGCGCGCCATATGCACCAGCCTGGGCAACAACGTGCACAGCGGCATCGTGGCACATTACCTGCTCAACTACGGCACCGAGGCGCAGAAGCGCAAATGGCTGCCACAGATGGCCAGCGGCGAGATGGTGGCCGCCATCGCCATGTCGGAACCTGGCGCCGGTTCCGACCTCAAATCGGTACGCACCCGCGCGGTGCGGGAAAAAGCCGAAAACGGAGACTGCTATCGCATAAACGGTGCAAAGACTTTTATTACGAACGGTTACCACGCCGACCTGGTGTGCCTGGTCGCCAAGACCGATCCGCAGGCCGGCTCGCGCGGCGTCTCGCTGATCATGGTCGAGACGCGCGACCTGCCGGGCTTCCGTCGCGGGCGCATCCTGGAGAAGATCGGGCAGAAGGGCCAGGACACCGCCGAGCTCTTCTTCGACGACGTGCTGGTGCCATGCGAGAACCTGCTCGGCGAGCAGGAAGGCCAGGGTTTTTATCAGCTCATGCAGCAGCTGCCGCAGGAGCGGATGATCATCGCCCTTGGCGCGACCGCGTCGATGCAGCGCGCGATCGAGCTCACCACTGAATATGTGCGTGAGCGCAAGGTGTTCGGCCAGCCGCTGGCGGACCTGCAGAACACGCGCTTTCGCCTGGCCGAGTGCAAGACCGAGGCGACCATCGCCGCGACCTTCGTCGACGACTGCATGATGCGGCTGATGGCGGGCACGCTTGACGCCGCCACCGCGGCGATGGCGAAGTGGTGGTGCACGCAGAAGAATTGCGAGATCATCGACGAGTGCCTGCAGTTGCACGGCGGCTACGGCTATATGCTGGAATACCCGATCGCGCGAATGTACGCCAACGCACGTGTGGGCAAGATCTACGGCGGCTCCAACGAGATCATGAAGGAGCTGGTGGCGCGCACGCTCTGA